One Nitrospira sp. DNA window includes the following coding sequences:
- a CDS encoding HAD-superfamily hydrolase, subfamily IA, variant 3: MFNAAGSATVRPGSNSANQEAALRAIIFDFNGVIADDETPHVQCFQQALAEQGLALTTEEYYGTYLGMDERTCTAALLEKRDGSCDAALHAEIIERKAALFRDHTAQHPPALFPGVVEFVQRAAERYRLAVASGGRREQILAALKNSPIEQASELIVSADECAVGKPDPAIYEVTLRRLNARMPRPPLLRAGECLVIEDSRAGILAGLKAGMRVLALITTYQAPQLSDAHLVLTTLKDIDPADLARRIFEA, translated from the coding sequence TTGTTCAACGCCGCGGGCTCGGCTACAGTGCGCCCAGGCTCGAACAGCGCCAACCAGGAGGCAGCTCTGCGCGCGATCATTTTCGACTTCAACGGCGTCATCGCCGACGATGAAACACCGCATGTGCAATGCTTTCAGCAGGCATTGGCGGAGCAGGGACTCGCCTTGACGACAGAGGAATACTACGGCACCTACCTCGGCATGGACGAACGGACCTGTACCGCCGCTCTATTGGAAAAGCGGGACGGGTCCTGCGACGCCGCCCTACATGCCGAGATCATCGAGCGGAAGGCCGCCCTCTTCCGTGACCATACCGCACAACATCCTCCGGCATTGTTTCCGGGCGTGGTGGAATTCGTTCAACGGGCGGCGGAACGGTATCGGTTGGCGGTTGCCTCCGGCGGCAGGCGCGAACAAATTCTCGCTGCACTGAAGAACAGTCCCATCGAACAGGCGTCCGAGTTGATCGTCTCCGCCGACGAATGCGCCGTCGGCAAACCGGATCCTGCGATCTACGAGGTTACGCTTCGACGATTGAACGCGCGCATGCCCAGGCCGCCGCTGCTCCGAGCCGGTGAATGTCTGGTGATCGAGGATTCTCGCGCCGGGATTCTGGCAGGCCTGAAGGCTGGCATGCGCGTCCTCGCGCTCATAACCACCTACCAGGCGCCCCAACTGAGCGATGCGCACCTCGTCCTTACGACCTTGAAAGACATCGACCCGGCCGACCTCGCCAGGCGAATATTTGAAGCGTAA